In the Leptospira wolffii serovar Khorat str. Khorat-H2 genome, TATAAAACAGATTTCTTCCCACGACAGAACCCCAGGAGTAGATCGAACCTTTATTAGGATCGAATTTTTCCGGATTTTTGGAGAGAATGAGAAAGACTTCTTGGACCAAATCTTCCGCTTTCTCCCTTTCTCCGGTTAAAGAGTAGAAGTAGACGAATAATGACTTTCTGCCTTTTTCGTAAACGTCTGATATTTGTTCGGGATCCTGCATCTTACAAGGAAAACGGAGTCATATTCCTTGTAAGACGTCGAGCCCGGACTCTTCAATCCAATTTTAATTCTCGACTTCGATTTCCTGTTATCCGAACTCATTGGCAACCTGCTGAGTCTATGGTTCCGGATCCGCTGCGCTTCGGTCCGGAATATTCATAGGATAAGGAACCCGGGGAGAGTGTGATGGAACCGGTTGCTACCCTCGTGCCGGTGATAGTCAGGGAAATATTTCCCGAAACGGGAAGACAATTCGTATAATCCCAAGTGGCATTATTATAGACCATGGTCACAACGAAACCCGCGATATCGTGATTGATCTGAACGGTTCCGTTGATGGTGCGGGTGCCCGCATTCTTATCCATGGTTACCGTAAGAGGACTGGAGGTGCTCACGATATGACGAACGATAGCGTTACCTGATCCGTCCTTCACTTCTCTCGTCTCATCCAGAGAAAGATTGTAGGAAGATCCGGATGAGGAAACACTCGTCCAGGTCACGCTGATACCTACGTTTTGGTCGCCGGGAGAAGGGATGACCGAGCCGTTGCCTACGATCGAAAAAGTCTTATAGAATCTACGGGAATTGGAAACGGATCTGGATGGAGCGATCTTTAATTGAGTGGATGCTTGGATATATGGAGAGCTTCCCGATATGTTGCTCCAATAGATCTGAGTTTCTCCGTCGTGATAGGATCTTCCTACGGGAAGGAATCTGCAGGAATGGAAAGCGTTCGTAACGGAGAAGCTGGAACTGGGAGAACCGTCGAAGAAATCCGAGCCGGAGGTAACGGTGCGAGTGAAGTTTCCTCCTCCCCAACAGGAAGTATACAGATTCATGGCTTCCAAAGAGGGAAAAATCGCATCCATAAGCTTCATCGCTAAACTTCTCTTTCGGGAAGAATGGATCGGGATGCGATTCGCGACGATTGCGCCCTCCGTCGTTAGGGTTTCCATGGACTCCGCCGTGGCGTCTAACCCGGAGTTGGCGGCGTCCGCGATAGGATCGTTTTCCAAATGATTCGCTAAAGCCAGAAGGGCCGCGGAACTCGAAGAGGAAGATTCCGAATTTCCCTTACAGGCGCCGAAGAAAAGGGCGATACCGAAGGTTAGTAGGAAGAGTAGGACCGATAAGAGACGCATAGAATACCTCGGACAAAAATGTCATCGAAGTAAGTACGCGTCTCGAATCGGAGAGGGACGCCGATTTCTAAAAAAAAAATCAGAGTGGAGGAGTCATCCCTGTGGAGATAGCGATCCGGTTCCAGGAGTTGATCGTATTGATCGCGACGATCAAGGCGATGATTTCCTTTTCATTGAATTCCTTTTTAACCCTTTCATAGACTTCTTCCGGAAGACCGTGTTCCGAGATGCGGGTAACGTATTCGGTCAGTTCTAAGGCGGCTCTTTCTTTGGAAGAATAAAAGCCCGCTTCTCTCCAGGCGTTCAGAAGATAGATTCTCTTTTCCTGCTCGCCCATGGCTCGAATATCTTTCGTGTGCATGTCGATACAGAAAGCGCAGCCGTTGATTTGAGAGGCGCGAATTTTAACGAGCTCGTATAGAATGGGTTCTATACCCGCATTCTTAGCGAAGTTCTCCATCTCGAGCATTTTCTCCAGAACCTGAGGAAAGACTTTAGCGTAATTGAATCTTGTGTTCATATTTGTATCCTTTATAAAAGGAAGACGCTCTTAAAAAGGATCCGTGACAGAGCCGGGAAAATTTGTAGGAGTTCCAAAGAAAAGATACGGACGGCTCCTCGCCGAGGCTCGGACCGAGCTGCTACGGGTTCGCTAACGCTCATCCAGGCTTCGCCCGGACTAAAGCCCTTCGCATCTCTGCCGCGAGTATAACGGCAGAAGAATACGATATTAGATCAGAACACCATTTGGGCGGTCAGGTTGACTACCGACTTGGTTCCTAATTGAGGGCCGTTCAGATGCTGGTAGAACGGTGCTCCGTACTCGGTTTGGATTCGAGTCTCCGAGAATAGGAATGGAAGTCGGAGATTCAGGCCGACAAAGGCGAGACCTCTTCTTCCTCCCTGAAGATTGGGATCGTTTTGGGGATCCATTTTCTGGTCCAGAACGGGATCGCTTCCTACGATATTGTCCCATTTTTGGTATTGGATTCTTCCTAATAGGGAAGCCCAATCCAGAATTTTATATCCGAACCAGAAGGACGCATCGTATCTATTTCCGAATCTGTATCCGTTATCGTTCTTTCCGTTGCGAAGAGTCGCTAAAACTTGGGAACCCCAGAAGTAATTTCCGGAATTTCCCGTGTAGGTCAATCCTGGCGAAGGATTGTAAGTTCCCGTTCCCGGTTGCATATTATAGGGAACCCTGGAGCGGGCCATTCCCATCGATAGTCCCATGGAATCGGACTGATCGATGGATCCCGTGGGAAAACTCATGCCGAAGTTCAATAGCAAAGTGTGATTCTCTCTTTGTAGAAATCGATAGGAAAACTGACCTTGTATGTCTCCGACTCCGGAGGAACTCATATAGGATTTGAGATAGGTTCCTTGGCTCATCATCTCCATGGTGTTTCGAACGAAGGGGATCATAAGCATGACCGAAAAATTCTCGCCGATAGTAGTCATGAAGCTCGCCATATGCATCTCCATATTCATTCTCTCTGGAACCATCATGTAGGTGGAGAACCCTTTACCGGGTTCTCCTACGGGAGTGCCCCCGCTCGCGGAGGTCGCGTGAGGGAGGAGCATGGGGAGCGCTCCGTTGATCCTATCGGATCCTCGGTACAGTCCCTGCATATCCATGAGCATATAACGATATTCTACCATAATCTTTCCGGGCTCATGGATATGAGTTCCCATGAGTCCTGCGGGTGATTCCATTAAATGATCGGTAT is a window encoding:
- a CDS encoding carboxymuconolactone decarboxylase family protein; amino-acid sequence: MNTRFNYAKVFPQVLEKMLEMENFAKNAGIEPILYELVKIRASQINGCAFCIDMHTKDIRAMGEQEKRIYLLNAWREAGFYSSKERAALELTEYVTRISEHGLPEEVYERVKKEFNEKEIIALIVAINTINSWNRIAISTGMTPPL
- a CDS encoding transporter, whose product is MECKKYAFLILLLICFSKNPLLSQGGTLDSNKNTAPHNHEEHKGHGDLKEGKQHTDHLMESPAGLMGTHIHEPGKIMVEYRYMLMDMQGLYRGSDRINGALPMLLPHATSASGGTPVGEPGKGFSTYMMVPERMNMEMHMASFMTTIGENFSVMLMIPFVRNTMEMMSQGTYLKSYMSSSGVGDIQGQFSYRFLQRENHTLLLNFGMSFPTGSIDQSDSMGLSMGMARSRVPYNMQPGTGTYNPSPGLTYTGNSGNYFWGSQVLATLRNGKNDNGYRFGNRYDASFWFGYKILDWASLLGRIQYQKWDNIVGSDPVLDQKMDPQNDPNLQGGRRGLAFVGLNLRLPFLFSETRIQTEYGAPFYQHLNGPQLGTKSVVNLTAQMVF